A genomic window from Fibrobacterota bacterium includes:
- a CDS encoding fibro-slime domain-containing protein gives MSATTSPRRTRSVAGFVFLLLLGLTSAPAANPKTLMIMVDFWGQRSQMDTIINLRVFQPTEIKLVSGGVVPNPVLSNAYETEPFGWWYSLANFNPDDYVNGRVRFNTQYLRGWLQNDSTYSAKAGDTIFFPDTQTTFTYQNLRTGLTTPVVLPIAIPKFFVFPDTSRYRGPKLYTAASNSNTDLLNMRPLSMVGVTIPGAIDSCMALYLSDTLWIRWGTPTNPPGLSAYAKDMKCFDHNPFFPSRGKIEVFSPWAGAKSFAVVNGIPQLLRPGTRPGWLQGEAWTLPGDQTDPQVRFRFELSNGDIKIVDSTSKPYRLLPSATTNYIHPSMGTHPGFHQSQLGDSVVFAWASPWRSRISYLHFGGDERIQGIWQPQGWFAAKVWGRPTRAGLTSSDGDSSVALVDVSPGTPGTMDTIWLTAKPTTPAKIRLDGRAYDYKLGNTRLVIGGNAMSAPMDSSAYFPFSQCTNSDLIQGLVNKRLGKNGKPQWTGKSICGLSSSSLPTFGIDSSECTNPANAMEHWFDPVSQGGKAMNATFPISLELSTLKQGALTYEDSLYFPLDSFLTLPGGSQPNPFRDSVFDRLRNQKHNYGYCLEFHGEAQIQPGARISVTSDDDTWIFVDSNLVVDLGGQHELMTLAADLDRLPIFPLPPLVPVDIFHCERHVDESGLFLSMNFPVYPVGAMKVPPRVSPLRSKTVVRTPISLQARNKALSVNAPAGQAWSLELRGMDGRLKRSVSGTGATLVPWSNSGITIALLKSGHEAVTGRFITTR, from the coding sequence ATGAGCGCAACCACTTCTCCACGACGCACCCGTAGTGTTGCCGGGTTCGTTTTCCTGCTACTGCTCGGCCTAACCTCGGCGCCCGCAGCCAACCCCAAGACCCTGATGATCATGGTGGATTTCTGGGGGCAGCGTAGCCAAATGGACACCATCATCAATCTGAGGGTGTTCCAGCCCACCGAAATCAAACTGGTTTCCGGTGGAGTGGTCCCGAATCCTGTTTTGTCCAACGCCTACGAGACCGAACCCTTTGGATGGTGGTACTCGCTCGCGAACTTCAATCCCGACGACTACGTCAACGGGAGAGTCCGATTCAACACCCAATATCTCCGCGGATGGCTCCAAAACGACTCCACCTACAGCGCCAAGGCTGGAGATACGATTTTCTTTCCCGACACTCAGACGACATTCACCTATCAGAATCTCCGCACGGGCCTCACCACACCCGTTGTGCTCCCCATCGCGATCCCCAAGTTCTTCGTGTTTCCAGATACGTCTAGATACCGTGGACCCAAGCTGTACACTGCTGCGTCTAACAGCAATACAGATCTATTGAACATGCGCCCTCTATCGATGGTTGGCGTCACCATCCCAGGCGCCATCGACAGCTGCATGGCCCTCTACCTCTCCGACACCCTGTGGATCCGCTGGGGAACCCCTACGAACCCTCCCGGCCTCTCCGCTTATGCAAAAGACATGAAATGCTTCGACCACAATCCGTTCTTCCCTTCGCGAGGCAAGATCGAAGTCTTTTCGCCTTGGGCGGGAGCGAAATCGTTCGCGGTCGTCAATGGCATCCCCCAGCTGCTGCGGCCAGGAACGCGGCCAGGCTGGCTCCAGGGCGAGGCTTGGACGCTCCCTGGCGACCAGACCGATCCCCAGGTCAGATTCCGGTTCGAGCTCTCCAATGGCGACATCAAGATCGTCGATTCGACGTCGAAACCCTATCGACTGCTTCCATCCGCCACCACCAACTACATCCATCCCTCCATGGGCACCCACCCGGGTTTCCACCAGAGCCAACTTGGAGACTCCGTGGTCTTCGCTTGGGCCAGCCCCTGGAGGAGTCGGATCAGCTACCTGCACTTCGGAGGCGACGAACGAATCCAGGGAATCTGGCAACCCCAGGGCTGGTTTGCCGCCAAGGTCTGGGGTAGACCCACCAGAGCCGGCCTGACCTCCAGCGATGGCGATTCTTCGGTGGCCTTGGTGGATGTCTCCCCTGGCACTCCCGGAACCATGGATACGATTTGGCTCACCGCCAAACCCACCACCCCTGCCAAAATCCGTCTAGATGGCAGGGCGTACGACTACAAGTTGGGCAACACCCGATTGGTGATCGGTGGAAATGCGATGTCCGCCCCGATGGATTCCTCCGCGTATTTCCCTTTCTCCCAGTGCACCAATTCGGATCTCATCCAAGGCTTGGTGAACAAACGTCTCGGCAAGAACGGCAAGCCCCAGTGGACCGGCAAATCCATCTGCGGATTGAGTTCGAGTTCTCTCCCAACCTTCGGCATCGACTCGTCCGAATGCACAAACCCTGCCAACGCCATGGAGCATTGGTTCGACCCCGTATCCCAAGGCGGAAAGGCGATGAACGCCACCTTTCCCATCTCCCTCGAACTTTCCACTCTCAAGCAAGGAGCCTTGACCTACGAGGATTCCCTGTACTTCCCCTTGGATTCCTTCCTGACCTTGCCGGGCGGCTCCCAACCCAATCCATTCCGCGACTCGGTTTTCGATCGACTACGCAATCAAAAGCACAATTACGGCTACTGCCTGGAGTTCCATGGAGAAGCCCAGATTCAACCTGGTGCCAGAATTTCGGTGACCTCCGACGACGACACCTGGATCTTCGTCGATTCCAATCTGGTCGTGGACCTGGGTGGCCAGCACGAACTCATGACACTGGCCGCCGACCTCGACCGTCTCCCCATCTTCCCGCTCCCGCCCCTGGTCCCCGTCGACATCTTCCACTGCGAACGCCATGTCGACGAATCAGGCCTATTTCTTTCCATGAACTTCCCGGTCTACCCGGTGGGCGCGATGAAGGTGCCTCCACGCGTTTCTCCTCTCCGATCGA